The sequence aatttttagaaaagaatctaagaaattctcaaaatttcattaaccaagCATGCACGATTTTTAGTGTAAAtatcgtttgtttttgcagacgagataagatgagttgagattaaagttaaaagttaaataaaatattgttagaatatatattttaatattatttttgttttgagatttaaaaaagttgaattgtttattttatttcgtgaagaaatttggaaaagttgattagatgagatgagattaattgagatgagttataaaaataaacaaggccAGTTCTACATACGacttaaatgaaaaattgagaaatgtgTTACTAGCCATCTAACCTTTCTGACTTTGTCCCCCACCCTTTATGTTATAAACAAGTTTTTAGCCTTTTGGTTGGTGGGATTCAAGCTCAAACAAATTTGAATCAAAGTTGTAAGTGTTCAAATGAAGCCTCCCTCCTTGACCCATCATCAACTACCATACATTGAACTTGTATAGCCATTAATCGAATTCAATAGTCTAATGTAGAGAAATATACACAATATTAAATGTTCATATAAGActcattttgtaaaaatgtctTATACCAAtaatataaagagtaatgatttgtacaaatctcaaatatataagaCTCATGCagtctctttataaaaaagttgatCCCGTCATGAAAAagcgtaaaaaaaaaaatatattacaactttttcaaactttcaaataaaatataataaataatttaactttttcaaataaaataaaataatattaaaaaataatatttcaacttttaattttcatctaatatcAACTTACTGTCTAGACCTGAATCTTTTTGTGATGGGTCGTATCCATCTAAGGCCAGTCTTTGCCATAAATGTTGACATATAGTTGTTTCGGTTGTTCCTTTTTCATGTTCAGTGAATATGGCTGGTTGGAGTTTACTCTTTCTGCAGTACATGATTTATCTGTCTCAAAACTAATGCAATTTGAGGGAGTTTTATAATTCATCTTTTGATTCacttttctttcccctttttctttgtCTTCTACTTTTTGTTTGGCTGCAAATTATGGTACAAACAtcccaaaaagaaaagcttCTGAAAGAGTGAGGTTCCCACTTTAGAGGGACATTACTTGATGGCTAGTTGGTTTCAATGCAACtcattttattctattaaaaaaaaaagaattcagaaAATTACTTGATTTCATTAAACCTTTTAACATTTCTTGTCCATCAAGAAAATCCTTGAAAAAACTGGAAAGAAGTTAAATTTATTAGGTCTTTTTAATATTGGATAtataatgatatgatatgagaaatgttataaccataaaatgattgtataaaaataaattcacaaactgacatgattttatagatTACCTTAGATATACCTTACAATAAAAAGTagatttacaatctaacatatcacatcaagtcatgtcattttgtgagtttactttcataagatttttttggaactaaatcatttctcatgtGATATTATTTGATAAGGTCAAAGTAGAatgtatttaataattactCAATATTCAACATTTTTGTCACTGTAGTTAAaaaattaaggtctcgtttggaacATAGACTAAATTgagatcaattcagttcaatctaattttaaggcgagtctaatatctaaatatctaactttcaaattattaaacttatctcaactcaaaacctctttacatttgagatccacaacctttttcaactcaacatttaTTTACGCGTGAGAccccataacctttttcaatttctcgtaaatatatctaaactcatattaatatccaaacacatttaaactcattttaggtggcctccacaaaactcactctactatctcaactcattactattcataaataattcaattcagCTCAATATCTAAACGTGGCCATCTGGCCAATTGGTGTCTCAAgcaatatcaattatttttttttttaaaaaaataaaattaacacctctttcttttgggggaaaaaaaaaaaaaacagcaacaacaaaaaaagttcGGAAATTGACAGATCGAAGAAAGAAAGTTGTCGCGGATAAATAATGAAATCATGCAATTTGTGCTTTAGATCTCATaaatgaaattcatcaaaatgatGGAACTCAATCATCCTCAATCATCAATCTCAGCACGCCAGCAACATGGTTCGCATGGTAtctattaaaaatgattttgaggaatactagatatataattttaacGTGTTTAAATCATGCGTATTCTCTTGAAGAAAAagtaagttttattattaaaaaaataattttttcatataaattttaaattttttttttttttttaaaaaagtatacatGATTTGACCGCTACTGGAAATATCATTTCtgtattataatttgttaacTAAAGAGAATTATACATATTCAAAGATTAGTCAAGATGACTACTTACAAATATCTTCTAGAAAAAACTTccatttttattcaattatatCCAAATATATTGAATTATACATATTCAAAGATCAGTCAAGATGACTACTTCCAAATATCTTCTagaaaaaaactttcatttttattcaattttttaaaatgatgtaaaactaaattttgtatatatatatatatatgtttttataaaaaataataatatctacataatatatttcataatatattttaaaaaataagaaattttttttataaaataatattaattttataaaaatatctctctctttaaaatattattatataaaatgttgtgaaaaataatatctatttattattttcttttataaataggGGACCCATCGCTATCATACGCCTTGGGGAGTCACTATCCCTATCCTCCTTTTAAATAACTCTGTCCAGATGTTTacaaaaatcttttatttatttaattaatattttttccctctctcaATTCTTCGGCAACTTTTTCGTACAACCCGCGATCAGATATTCCGCAGCCGCCGATTTGACCGCTCGCAGCCGCAGATTTAATCGACGGGGGTCTCACTCGGATTTTACTCGCCGTTCAAGTGTAACGTTTCCTTCTGGTTTGATCCGGCTTCTCGAGAAACTGAGTAAgaaaatttctcaatttcatGCTTGctgatgtatttttttctttgttcctttttaGTCTAAAAAACGTGAGGATTCAGTTCTATGAATCAAATAGTTTAACCAAGAATCATGAAGTGGtggttttttttgttcaatcaaTTCGATCAcggaataaaaaagaaaagaaaacaagattgAAGATCTGAATTTGGTCTCTTTTCCTGCATTTTTTCTGCTAACAAACAGAGTTAATTGAAGTGCTAACATTtacctctttcttttcttttctttgttagtTAAGTAGATTATATGCTTTTTTCCTGCAAATCCTAGTTCATGTAATGGTTTGTGCAGAAGTAGTTCTTGGAATGGTAAGTAAACTAGTATTTTGTAATGGGACTTTGCTGGTGAGTTGGTAACGAAgtgtaatttattttctttatactgTTACTGAATTGAAGTAAGGATATCTTCAACTACGCCTTGCCTTTTTTTTGGCGACTTTATAAAATATGGATTTTTGTTAACTATCGTCATGACATAGCTAAGTTTTTCCtttcaacttaattttttttttttttttttttaatttctgttgATTCTTTTTCCCCCAACTATGGATCGATGTAGAAAATCCTCTGTAGAACTGCTGTGTTGTTTACGTGATAATCTTagttaaattttgattaatctGATGATGGTTGATGTGGAAAATAAACGAGAGTTAATTTATATCTACATTAGGGTAAAATTTTcgttctttttctgttttttttttttttttttttaaatcttctttCCTCTTAGCCGTTACTTCCTAGCTTAATTGACCCGCCTTCCAgccctccctccccccccccccccctctctttttctccccCCAATCTTGCTATTttcccctttttattttttctattattgcCGATTTATTCTGAAACTAGTCCTTGCAAAAGCATCTAAGTAATTTTCCCATAATGATCAGCTTCCCtagataattttttacaataattatTCTAGTCAGAAACTTTATGCAATTCGGGATTTTTTAACTAATCGGTTCAAAGTTTATGTGAATCTCCTCTTTTGTTTACGCCAGTTTTAGTGTTTCTTGGAATTTGGAATTTTTACCTGTACCATAACATGAGTTTTGTAATTACCATTATCTATGGTTAGAAAGATTAACAATGGTTTGACTGGACATCAGTGCAAGAAAATCAGGAAGGGAGAAAATTTGAGAACTGTATTTGTTTTGAGCATTCTTTCAACATGCCAATGCTGATACTTTTGATAGTTATAGCAGGTTAATTTGGTCCTTCTAAGGGGAGGAAGCTGTAAAGAAATTCCTCTTGGGTGCCCCAATGTGCAGAACTGATGTTATTGGCAGTAGAAGGTGGAGGGTTCTTCTCTTCTTCAGCTTCTGGGTATAGCAAGGGCCTGACCCTCCTTCTCTTGGGTCATAAGAACGAAGATAAACCCATGAGAGTTTCGCCGTGGAATCACTACCAGTTGGTGGACCGAGAATCCAATCCTAACCTCCAGCTGGCTTCCACAAAGAACTGGATTCCCCGCGGGTGCGCTTCCTTTGTCTGCTTCGGTCGCACTTCCGCAGGGCTTGACACTCCGTCTCCCCTTAAAGTGGGCCCTGCCCAACAGCAAGATGTCTTGCCAGAGCCTCCTACTTCTGACGAGGGAAAGGATGGTACTGATCCAGGTTATGATAATGATACTAGAAAGGTTGATCTTAGAAGTAGCTTGAAGAGGCCATCAGACAAACCCCCTATTTCTTTTGAGAATGCTAATGAACGTGGAGCATTGGGTGCAAAAGGTGATGATATCCCTGGTCATATGGAAAGGAGGAAAGTGCAGTGGACAGATGCACGTGGGAGTGAGCTCGTTCAGATTAGGGAATTTGAGCCCAGGTATGGAAATTgtttctattcttcttttcaaagaaatgtgaataattcttaatttatttgtgtTGTAAGTAATGGTAGCAGTTTTGTCCTTCCCACCCCCAAATGATGCTGTGGTAGTGTATGTCAAGTCCTGATATGTACATATCCGTGCCATTGGTGCTACACTAATAAGTTGTGTCTAGGACTTCTCAGATTATAGCAATCACTATTAGTTCTCTGAGCTAGTTCTTGGCCCAAAAGCTCTGGTGATCATTCCTCAATATATAACATTGCTTACTTTTTCTGTTGGTCCTAATGATGTACTTGAATGTGGGATTTGGGCTCCCTATATTCTTAAAATTACAACTCAGTGTAGAGTTCTATTTACTACAAATGGGAGCCAATTCCACTACTTTTTAGCTTATGCATTGAGGGTTTCTCAAGAATGCCATAAGTTATTGTTGAGATAAAAACACGCTGGGAAATCAAACAAGAGGAGGAGGTGAAGGGATGCTGGAAATATAGGAGATAAAGTAATCTGGAGATGGGAAAATAAGTTTAAAAGATCAAGACAGCAAATTTGAGAGGCAAATAAGTTGGGAGAAAATAGTAGAAGATCTGAGACATATAGAGAAAGAGACAGTTATGAAACAGAAGCAGCAGTGGTACAAGTAATGAAAACCTCCATGTGAGATAATTGCAAATTGAGGAGACATGACAAAATAGCTGGTTAGTTGGATGGATCAAAACTCGGTGattttttgtaagatttaaattatgagGTTTAGACATCATTAATGGGAAGAGTAATGCTACCCACTATCCCTTTTATCATCATCCTCCCACCATCTCATCATGTGGTATTAAATGGTTGGAGACTATTTGTTATGTCCAACTTATGAAATGTTGAGAGGATAATGGTAAaatggatgataaatagaatttttttaatggggAAATATGCGCTTAAAAACCAGTTAATATTAAATGTTTCCAATTGAATGTTAGATTTGATTGTATCCTTTGCTTCATACTTCACGCTTGTTCTTTATGCAATTGAGTACTTGATGGATGTACTATATACAAGGAGTAGAAGGAGATCACCCCTGGCCTCCATTTGTTTTCCCCTACATTCTGCtctgtttcttttgtttcttcttctttctggTTTGTTTCCCTTTGATTCCCTGAATGACACAATTTTGCTGACTTTGAAAATTGAACCAATTGCAGTGAAGTGGATGGGTCAGATGACGAATTTGACAATGAGAATGATGAAAGAAATTGTTCGTGCACAATTATGTAGCGTGGATTTACCCAAAGATGCAGCTGTTGGCTCAACTTCAGGTTAAATGTAACGATGCAATTGCCAGCAAAGTTTCTTGTTTCCTCCTTTTgctcaaattttcttttctgggaaaaagaaaaatgtaagtGTTTGAGCCGTATGGGCAAATCCTACAGAAGAGGAGTTTCATCTCTGGCCACGACTGTTAATTTTGTGTCTATATTAGATTGCTGctggttttttgttttgggtgtgACTTCCATTGTCAATTGTTTCGTCCTAAATTAATATGTCATTCTTTTTCATCCTTATCTTATTGGATCCaatttatcttgttttataaattaaagatgCCGTGGAGGTTTGAAGCCATTGACACACTGGAAAAGTGAATGGCGGCTTAAATTGCTGTaacatcatttctttttctttttctaaaaaaaataaaaaaaaaattaaaagaatataatttttctactaaaaatcctaaatttttcccgaatatttgttttaaactattagtatttaCCACAATTTTTCTACCCTTTTGCtctcttgaaaagaaaatagtgtGACCTAGTGAGAAATATAGAAGAGAAAATTACATTAACACCCAgtgttaataaaaataaaaataaaaactattttttgaacCTTAGTCAGCGATTGTGAATGCTCTCTGGCCATGTTGCTGTTGAAACTTGGCCATAACTTACCCACGCGCACGCCTTTTCAACACTCCTATTTCtaattctgaatctgattctgattctgatcaCCCACCACCGAACAAAACCAAACTCATAATCCGAAACCCAAAACTGTAAAGAGGGAAAATGTCAGTGACATCCTCAATCCCATGCATCAAAATCaaaactccctctccctctccctcgccatcttcatcttctttttccagctcttcttctttcccttttAGATTCTATTCAACAAAGCCTCATGTATTCACCATTAGGAATTCTCAAACCGATGGACCTTTGAGAAGACCTGTGGCTCCTTCTGTCAGAGAACCCTCTccccctccttctccttctccatcGTCTACGGTGGCTCCGCCGCAGAAGCCGGCTGCGGTGCTTGTTGGGGATGACAGGAATGTGATAACTTTGGAGTTTCAGAGGCAGAAGGGTAAGGAGCTTCAGGATTACTTTAAGCAGAAGAAGCTTGAGGATGCAGATCAAGGTCCGTTCTTTGGGTTCATTGGGAAGAATGAGATTGCCAACGGAAGGTAAAGCTTTCGTTTTCTATTCTGGGTTTATGCAAATTATGATACTCTTTCAATGTGATTGCCAACGGAAGGTAAACTTTCATTTTTTAGTCTTGTTCATGATGTAATATTCACGGGAGGTTAGACCTATATGAGATTCAAGTAGATTGCTTTTAGAGAATATAGTTAAGGTAGCGAAAGGAGATTATTACAACAAAATAACTTCGAAGGTATCTGTAGTTTGGCATAACGTCCTAAAGCAAATAGATGGCATCTAAATCTTGACAGTTGAAAGtagtaattataaataaaaaacatacttCTAGAAAGACCCACATCTTCTTTTACTGTCAGAAGGGGATTGGATTCGTGAAAGATGAGATAGCTAAATGGACATTCACTGAGAGAATCTCTGTggattgtgaatatattgtacCAAGGGTGTCCGTCATATCAAGTCGGCAGGGCAATGCAATAGCTTGTTGATGTTGAACAGAAAACTCCTTAGGCAATGCAATAGCAATGCAACAGACTAATAAAAAACCCCTTAAGCAAGAGGGTTGTCTTTGTTTCTGCACTCTTCAAACAGTGCCAGACTTGTTCAACGGAAAACTCATTCATTATGCCTCTCCATCTGCCTTGCCCGT comes from Juglans microcarpa x Juglans regia isolate MS1-56 chromosome 8S, Jm3101_v1.0, whole genome shotgun sequence and encodes:
- the LOC121244386 gene encoding light-harvesting complex-like protein OHP2, chloroplastic; translated protein: MSVTSSIPCIKIKTPSPSPSPSSSSFSSSSSFPFRFYSTKPHVFTIRNSQTDGPLRRPVAPSVREPSPPPSPSPSSTVAPPQKPAAVLVGDDRNVITLEFQRQKGKELQDYFKQKKLEDADQGPFFGFIGKNEIANGRWAMFGFAVGMLTEYAMGSDFVDQVKILLSNFGIVDLE
- the LOC121244384 gene encoding uncharacterized protein LOC121244384, whose amino-acid sequence is MLLAVEGGGFFSSSASGYSKGLTLLLLGHKNEDKPMRVSPWNHYQLVDRESNPNLQLASTKNWIPRGCASFVCFGRTSAGLDTPSPLKVGPAQQQDVLPEPPTSDEGKDGTDPGYDNDTRKVDLRSSLKRPSDKPPISFENANERGALGAKGDDIPGHMERRKVQWTDARGSELVQIREFEPSEVDGSDDEFDNENDERNCSCTIM